The following coding sequences lie in one Arachis ipaensis cultivar K30076 chromosome B03, Araip1.1, whole genome shotgun sequence genomic window:
- the LOC110270301 gene encoding uncharacterized protein LOC110270301 — MGLMQINKEVGLLYMMKKLCLLYPRDRPPIGLYVSEKVSDDDDPIYEYELEDLHTPVSSEDEGEKHEFPVFDEKYGFGEGRFEIGTKFVTIDGFKKVVKDMFISEGRELLWIKNDKERVRVGCRGEDCPWLAHLSYNKTLLCFQVKTYKAEHTCARDLGSNAADQHWVSKKVEKIMASQPHMTTNEAIDFFREDFNLVLHPKMVYRAVKEAKERIMAWRKAITIRPVREHQATQTGNQKRKKLRRLMKTHKTWWCFPFHNQPLNQMIKTRHRLIFLLRLVLCKKILQVMSSARMLQQQHHLLQSNLHSGLHPNCQEWRNPKPQLLPLNSDPSRQLEGPEQVQIHLQIDHQLHPKIHPRLKAPAPV; from the exons ATGGGCCTAATGCAAATCAACAAAGAAGTAGGCCTGTTGTACATGATGAAGAAGTTGTGCCTACTGTATCCCAGGGATAGGCCTCCAATTGGACTGTATGTGAGTGAGAAGGTTTCAGATGACGATGATCCGATTTATGAGTATGAATTAGAGGATCTTCACACACCAGTATCTTCAGAGGATGAGGGAGAGAAGCATGAGTTTCCAGTTTTTGATGAAAAGTATGGGTTCGGTGAGGGTAGATTCGAGATTGGAACCAAGTTTGTAACCATTGATGGGTTCAAAAAAGTGGTAAAAGATATGTTCATTTCTGAAGGGAGGGAACTCCTGTGGATAAAAAATGATAAGGAAAGGGTGAGGGTTGGCTGCAGGGGTGAAGACTGTCCATGGCTAGCACATCTATCCTACAACAAAACATTGTTATGTTTTCAGGTAAAGACTTACAAGGCAGAGCATACATGTGCTAGAGACCTGGGCAGTAATGCTGCTGATCAACACTGGGTCAGCAAGAAAGTGGAGAAGATAATGGCAAGTCAACCTCATATGACAACCAACGAGGCAATTGACTTTTTTAGAGAAGACTTTAATCTAGTGTTGCATCCGAAGATGGTTTACAGGGCAGTGAAAGAGGCCAAAGAGAGGATTATGGCATGGAGAAAGGCCATAACTATAAGACCTGTAAGGGAGCACCAAGCAACCCAAACtggaaaccaaaaaagaaaaaagctaaGAAGACTGATGAAAACACACAAGACATGGTGGTGCTTCCCTTTTCACAATCAGCCCCTCAACCAGAT GATCAAAACCAGACACAGACTGATATTTCTGCTGAGACTAGTGCTGTGCAAGAAAATACTCCA AGTCATGTCATCAGCCAGAATGCTGCAGCAACAACACCATCTGCTCCAATCTAACCTCCATTCAGGCCTCCATCCCAATTGCCAAGAATGGAGAAACCCAAAACCCCAACTGCTGCCTCTAAATTCAGACCCAAGCAGACAATTAGAAGGCCCTGAACAAGTACAAATCCACCTTCAAATCGACCACCAACTCCACCCCAAGATACACCCCAGACTCAAAGCACCAGCACCAGTGTGA